The Littorina saxatilis isolate snail1 linkage group LG13, US_GU_Lsax_2.0, whole genome shotgun sequence genome contains a region encoding:
- the LOC138946072 gene encoding uncharacterized protein: MFGVLLSTLLPLTTALQWTDSLTNNTLMSFCSASEIHLPWNFTLSPDERIEDIKWIYRAEPDGSGILIAVYVAGQFGPMPAFSGRVQWTGQGGIVVSQAQSGLYTVVVHTGDAAHPLVTFSKTVSLQVAEPPTAESGKLHVLQMSDAVVDNTTGQWRVQLTCGVFTALGLPAVHVVWTTPDGHTVESSSEHNGTFRLLLPNPPSGGNYTCTLPPRLSPATRCLPPLSPLLEGATVTVDEGKVSFTLLEARQRETEARQRETEARQNETEAKQQEMQRKLGAENEQLRKDVGELQSRLNATSATATATLRVSFSAQLSAVFTSIGTIQPFDIVTNEGNAFNGTTGFFTAPRNGTYFFVASAQTQSSDSMVYMFLMKNDVGVSGAITRQYGDYHAMGSVHATLYLTAGQRVSLKNVDRNGEYAINTTSFTGFLVRADN, encoded by the exons ATGTTTGGGGTTCTTCTTTCAACGCTTTTGCCTT TGACCACAGCTCTCCAGTGGACCGACTCGCTGACCAACAACACACTCATGTCATTTTGTTCCGCCAGCGAAATCCACCTTCCCTGGAACTTCACCCTGTCACCTGACGAGCGTATCGAGGACATCAAGTGGATCTACCGGGCGGAGCCTGACGGCTCTGGTATTCTGATCGCTGTCTACGTAGCTGGTCAGTTTGGTCCCATGCCTGCCTTCTCTGGCCGCGTGCAGTGGACTGGTCAGGGAGGGATCGTGGTCAGTCAGGCACAGTCCGGTCTCTACACTGTCGTGGTTCACACTGGCGATGCTGCTCATCCTTTGGTCACGTTTTCCAAGACTGTCTCCCTTCAGGTGGCTG AGCCGCCCACAGCAGAAAGCGGCAAGTTACACGTGCTTCAGATGTCAGACGCAGTTGTGGACAACACGACGGGACAGTGGAGAGTGCAGCTGACGTGTGGCGTCTTCACTGCCCTCGGTCTCCCTGCTGTCCACGTCGTCTGGACG ACCCCCGACGGCCACACGGTGGAGAGTTCCAGTGAACACAACGGTACATTCCGTCTGCTCCTGCCCAATCCTCCGTCTGGGGGTAACTACACCTGCACTCTCCCGCCCCGCCTCTCCCCAGCCACACGCTGTCTCCCGCCACTCTCCCCGCTGCTAGAGGGCGCCACTGTCACTGTGGATGAGGGCAAGGTCAGCTTCACTCTGTTGGaggccagacagagagagacagaggccagacagagagagacagaggccaGGCAGAATGAGACAGAGGCCAAGCAGCAAGAGATGCAAAGGAAGCTTGGGGCAGAAAACGAACagctgaggaaagatgttggaGAACTTCAATCAAGGCTCA ACGCCACCTCAGCTACAGCCACAGCCACGCTGCGAGTCAGCTTCTCTGCCCAGCTGTCTGCGGTCTTCACCAGCATAGGAACCATCCAGCCCTTCGACATCGTCACCAACGAGGGCAACGCCTTCAACGGCACCACGGGCTTCTTTACGGCGCCTAGGAACGGGACCTATTTCTTCGTGGCCTCAGCGCAAACCCAGAGCAGCGACTCCATGGTCTACATGTTCCTCATGAAGAACGATGTCGGCGTGTCAGGTGCGATCACTCGTCAGTACGGAGATTACCATGCCATGGGGTCGGTGCACGCCACGCTCTACCTCACGGCGGGGCAACGCGTGTCGCTGAAAAATGTCGACAGAAATGGAGAGTATGCCATCAACACCACCTCCTTCACTGGATTCCTGGTCCGTGCCGACAATTAA